CGATGTTAGGGAAGTCGAGTAAATGAACCTGTAAAAGTTAAGTGAAATATTGAAGGTTGTTTTTATTGCTTCAAAAATTTGGTTCATGTTCCATTAACatggttgaaattttatccgTACCTCGAGAGGATCCAACATTCCTTTTCTGGTTACAATAATTTGTTTAGGTTGTTCTTCAACGGGAAGAGACCGAATCAATGCCGCAACTTCCTCGGCAGTTTTCCATTTCGCCAGCTAGAATGTTTCCATATTATCGGGCGTTCGTTAATGATAAATTAGCGAATTTCAATTACCTGTCCGAGACGCTTTTGACCAGCCCAAACCGAGGTGTGAATAATTTTGAGGAAAAGCTGTCCAGTGCGAGGGTTGAAGATAAAGATGGCACCGTTGATAGGTTTCGTAGTCAAATTACCTTCAAAAGTCTTGTGAATCGTTACTCGGTAGACGTTTGTATCATCGACAAACCTGaaaaaaccaataatttttcaattaaaaacagTTGTCATGAAGTAACTTGTGCTTGCCGACAAGACGTGGGGAAAAATAATCCACCTACCAAATAATCTGATTTGAGAACAGCTCTCCGTAATTTTGTGACGATAGGTAAGGCTCTGTTGGTTCTGAAGAGTAGAGTTGAAGAGCCTTCCTGATGCGCTCTCTTAGTACATAAAGCGCAGGGTTGGCTTTCATTATCTTTGCCATCGCTTGCTGGATAAGAGGCTTACAGCCCGGGAACCAGTTACCATATGCGCTGTTTGATGAATGATAAAATTAGCCTtggtaattttgcaaaacaaaTGATGTACCGTCTCTTACAAATTACCTGTGCAGGTTGTAAGCCAAATCAATGGCGATAAGCAGCCCTGTTGGAGAAGGATAAATCGACATGTTGTCTGTTGTATAGTCCAAAAACTTCGCCCTTGCGTATCGTTCAATGTCATGAGAATCGTAGTCACCCCACCTCAATTGGACATCAATCCAATATTTTTGGGTTGTGGTATTGTCCATCATGTCTCTAAAATGCGACAACACAGTTGCTGATTACGTCATGTAAGTTAAATCGATGGACTACTTATATTAATTGAATTGCAGTCCGAGTGAAGATCGTTAAAAGTAGCGATGACTCACTTTGAATCTGCTAGCAAAGATGGCCTGGACACATTCCACTTGTACGCAGAGAAGAGCAAGATATCGGCGCAAGACGAGTTCATCTTGTAAGACTTTCTCGGGTGGATAGTTTCCTTTTGTACAGTTTCAATCTCGAGAGCATCTAATTCTTGATCAAACACTTGACACAGATCCATGACGATAGACTCGTGAACCTTTTGCCACAAATGGGCACGGAAGATTTGAATCAGGGATATTTTTAGCGTGGGAATTTTTCCGTGCATGAAAATTCCAGTCAGATCCAGTTGCACCTATGGCGAATAAAAGGAATGTTATATCCCTGCTCATCTGGTGGCTGAAAATTATGGAGTTAGTTTTGGACGCACCTGGAATCCAACGTAAACGTTGGCTCTGTTGATGGTCGGCGACCACCACAAAGTAAAACGACGGTTCGGAATTTGATTTAAACCAGATCTCTGTgcatttgtcaattttttgtacTTCATCGACTCTTCAAATCCTGATGCCTTCTCCCTACattacgaaaataaaagaaatgctataaaaatttcaatcgtttAGATTTTATTGCCAACACTATTAAACAATGGCAAAATACTGACCAAAACAGACCTTCCCAGGTAGGGAAATACGTTCCTTTGAACAGAGTATGCTCAAGGATACCTTCGACTCCTCCAAGCGCTTGGATCATATCAGTTCGGTAGTTGTTCAAGTTCCACAATTTACCGTCGTGACGTTGATGGGTCCACCAGAACGGATTTTGTTTGAGTACCTGTAACACGAGTTACCAAATAAAAGATACGATAAATTACTTGGCCCAATTTAATTTGGGTTTCAGGAAAGTTTGAAACAATGTAATGACCTGGTACTGTTTGAATTCTGTTCGGATTCTCCATCCTTTGTCATAGGCAAGAGTGTGCCTATCCTTTTGGAAGAGTGTGTTTATCCTTGGTATACCACGATCCCAACTGTCTTCAAGATCTTCCAGAGTGAGACGACGATTTTGCGCATTCGCCTCTTGACGCTTCAACGCGTACTCGGCCCACACTCGTTGAGAATCAATGAACTCTGATTCCCATGGCTGAATGTATCTGTACAAGTTGGGAATCAACTGATCCTCGTCGTGACTCATTCCGGATCGGAAATGAGTAATTCCAACGTCAGTTTGCTTTGACCATCTCAGGTCAGACTGAAATTATcaatgaaaagaatgaaagattTGAAACGACGCACACCTGACTGATACATTATTGAAATATGTTCGAATTACCTGTGGAATGAGAACGTGTCCCATAGACAGCATACCGAGTCCTCCAAGTTCTTTGGGAGTATAGAAAACGACAGGTGGAAATCTCGAAGGCATTTTAGAGTTCAAACCGATCTTGATTCTAGTTTGAATTTTGTTCTCGCACTTGACAAGTAGATCCAGAAGTTCTTGAGTATTGACAACAGCTTCGCGGAAGTAAGTCATGAGACCGATGAGCGCAGTGTTCCATTTGTTTACGATTTTGGTGAAAGTAGTCGACCCAGACGCCATGAGGATCTGTCTGACTCTGTTGTGGAATCTCTGAAGACTTTCGTCGTCAACTCTGAGGAAACACTGTGCCGTCCTTTCCTTAGTGATTTCATTCTGCAGATTCCAAACTCCGTCTCTGTGCGTGAATTCTTCATGCGTCGTTCTGCATTTTGGTAATATGCGACACTCGAAACCACTCATGTTGAATAACAAATTGGGATTGTCTTTACTGTAGACACTCACAAAACTATTCTCCCACTGAATGGTGGTCGTCGACCGAGGCAATCTGTTCTTTATGTCCCAGAATACGGCTCGACCGCTGCgaattaaacaaaaaagaacTTCAACAGTAGATAATTAATCGtttgcgtgaaaaaattagaaattaatgTATAAAACGGCCAAACACTCACAGGTTTACGTCGTGTTTCATCAAGCGCATTCTCGCATCTCTAGGCCAGCACTTCTTATTGTTGTAACCTACGATATTTTCGTTGTTCGGATCTGGATGTTCGGTCAAGTACCGTTGTATCAGATCTCTGGCTTCTTCTGCTGTGAACCTGTAAATATACTTAATGAAATTTCCGCAAGAAACTTTATATTACGTTCACTAAAAAACTGGATCACAATTTTACCTGAGAAACAAGTGGATTCTATCCACGTATCTGCAGAATAAACGAATTGGATGAGCCGTTTCAGAAGCTACATCTTGGAAAGTCAGAAAATCGTTGGGCATTTGCGGTGGCCCAGCCATTTCGCTTGCTCTTTGCAAACCGAGCACGAGTAAGTCCAATACCAAGCCATAGTATTGTGCTATGAACGAAGCGAATTGCAGACCTCTTATAATACCGTAACTGTTCGTGTGATTCATGTCCTGGAAATAAGGTAAAAAACTTTGTCAATCGTAAACTCCTGAAGAAAATACGACAGTCTTGAAATCGATTCAACTTGTCATCATCTTGGAAACTGTATCAGGTATGAGAAACCAGTACAGGGCAAAAGTGATCGTTACTTTACGAGGCACTAGTAGAAGGCTGACagataattgaattatttagcAATTTCTACATCCTcgaaattttataatgtaAAGAatatggaaataataattaccttGTAATTTATGACAACGTTGTTCTTTGCTGTCATGTAATCAGCGATATTGTGATCAACGATGAGCCTGAGGAGTCTGTTGAGTAAtgttaaatcaattttttcgtacagTTTCTCAAACTTCGACTCAAGCAGGACGTTGCATTCGCCTTCACTAACATCCCACACATCCTGCAAGTTGTTTATACCCTGACACCACTTGTACACCAAAAGTGGAGGCGGTTCTGTATCAGATGGCTTTACCCAGGGTGGGAAAAGTCTGCGTTTGTCGGCCTCGTACCAGAGATATTGATCCAGGTACGCATCCGTGATTTTTTCCAACGGCTCAACGTCGTAGACGGGAATCAGGTGACTGTAGAGATCCATAAACTCGATTCCGACCTAGAAATAGATCGCGAAGTTGAGGGAGAGGACATTTTTGGGgagaaaaagttattttccaTATCAAACAATTCAGGTTGTGCTATTTTTCCAACTAAAACAGGGCAGATGTTCATCTCAGACAAACATCTGCTCACTGAACCAGAAGTCAGCCTCACAAATGGCTGATTTCAGACCCCTACACAAATCTGTCATCATGAATATTCAGACCAGAACAGAGTAATGGTTTTGTACAttagcaaaaacaaaaacacacaATAAAAGTTTTACGATGCTTACCTCTTTGAACGCCCTCTGCGTCAATAGATGACGTTTAATCCTTGACAACGCCTCATGAGGATTGTCGTAGGCTTGTTCAATCAATCCGAGTTCCTCTCGCTGGCTCTGATTTAACCTTGACTTCACGCTGTAGGCTTCCTTCAATCTTTCCAAAGCAAGAATCAAAAGTTTCGTGTCGTGTTTGTAAGATAATGGTGGGAATGGTATTGGCGCAAATCGACGAGACTCAAGCCAGTGAACTGTCGTTGTATAAATGGCAACAGCTTCTTCTGGAGAGATGTACGGTCCATCCTAAAATTAATTCGACCACAGAAAATTAGCATTACTTCGTGCGTCAGGTATTTAATCGAAGAATCAACCTTTTAACACTCACTTTCAAGTAATTGTGTTGCCTTTCCTGCTCTGCCTTCAAGTAGAGTCTTGTCAGACGTCCCAAGTTCTTTTTACAGACTGTCTTATCGACTGTAGCACCTCGCCTAATACGTTCGCGATTGTAATGTGCGGTGTTAGTCCACCAGTCAGCCTTCATCTTAACGTATCGAAGAATCATATTTTCGATCGGAATAGGCAGCCCTGGAACCtatacaaaaaacaaattgtcaCTCAAGAGTGACGAAAAAACGAATCAAGAGACGAAACGGAATCAAGTCACAAACCTTCCATGGAATGTTAGCTTTCCAGCATCTCCAAGCCTCGCTAAGATGTTGAAGAATTGTTCTGGCTTTGTTCTGTTTAATACCTTCAGGCATCATGTCAACGATGTCGTGCATCACAGAGGCTCGCAATTCGAGATCGAAGTGCGACTCGACTCGCTGTTTGGTCACAGTCTTTGCAACCCCTTTGGAATGCCGTCCCTCGAACTGCCTAGACAAAAGATTACCAAGCCAGCGTTCGAGCAGCGGTGTGATACCACGCATGAAGAATAGCCACACTCTCCATCCAGGTGCCCAGAATCCACATCCGGGACCTTTGCCTACTGGACCCTATCATCAACACacgaaaaaaagatttttttgtgaaacacGAGCTTTACAGAGTGAATAAATTCAAGAATATGGAAACggtacgtgaaaaaaaaagcaaaaaaatactCACAGTGTTAAATCTGTAATAGATAAGGTGCTTCAAGTCTTTGCACATTCTAATCTGCCTCATCAGTTTGTACTTGTAGCGATACATGCCAGTAAGTTGTCCGACATGAGCAAAGATGTATTGAAGCCCGTCAGCGAGTTGAAAGGCATCAACGTTGTTCAAACGGTACTGAACATGAGAATCGATAATCAGTTTGGTCAGTCGGAGGATTTCACGACAGAGATGGAATGCTGAAAGTAAAAACAAGCATTACGACTAGCACATTACAGTCCAAACTTATGATCTTTGACATTTTTACCACTCACCATTTCCAAAACGCgacttctttctctctttggTGGTCAAAGTCTTGACCGGTTTCAAGTTAAAGTTATAATCAAGATGAAGATAGTTCAAATTCTTTCTGTGAATGAGCAAGTTCAACATATTGTATCCCTGCCTGCATACTTGAAGACCAGCTTCTACCCAGTCGATAGTTGTAGTCTGGAAGAACTTGGTCGATTTGAAAGACCTGAAGAGGTATCGTTTTTTCTGTGGCTTTGGAGGCCTGTGTTTCAATGCATTCAGGACAAAGTACTTTAGCAATTTCTGGTAACTGACACGAACTTTGACTGGCTGTCCCGGTGGACAATGTTCGCGGTACCAAGATTTTACCAGGGGAATATCAATCGCTCGTCTAGTTCTGCCAGATCGTGTATTAAACGGACGTGGTGCCCAAAGCAGAGCAATTCCATTAGCCGTGTTGTCTGTATAAAGCGGAGTCTCCTGCAAAAATGGCTGAACCTCTTCAGGCAGTACAaaatcttcatcttcttcaaGAAGAGGCTCCATTGTCTACGGAAAGAGAggattttctaaaattaaattgtgaattgtggagattttgaatgaaactcgATGAATAAAATACAGTGTCGTCATTTTGGAAACTCCGTTAGTCATGCTGCGCTAACGCAGGGCAAAAATGACCCTTCATCTACGAGCTATTTTAGTTGAACAACTCATTGAACAGGGATGTCGACATGGAACAGCTCGAAATCAAATATGATAATCTCTACGCAGCATTTATTAAAGAGCAATGGATGTACCTTCAATGAATTTCGGTGTGAAATCGGGTTGATCAATGGGTCAAAATAAAAGGCAGGTAAATCTGGATCCTCGGTCTTGATGTAGACAACGTTAGGTGCGTGGTACCTGCGACCAGGatataattaaacaaatataaGGATAGTAatgttaaatttaaaaatttgtctgTGATTTCAGCAGTCGCCCTCTCTCCTCTACGAGGGTGACGAATAACGATCACTAAATATTTTACCACACGGCTAGTAAGACCacatataattttaatattgtcTTAAAACTGGTGTGGATATCAATATAATAACAGAATCtgcagaaatttaaaaaataatctgcAAGTAAAACTACCTACCACGAAAGATGAACGAAGTGTGGCATGTTGTTGTACAGATAAGGAAAAGCGATACGATATTCCGTACGAATTGGTTGTCggatgattattttatttatatcgttGAACTCGTTCCAATCCTCGTCAGCAGCATTTGAATCCTTCACAAGGGGCTCAAACTTAGGACCGCCAGGAATGGCCATGTTCAAAGCTTTTGCAGTAAAGAACGACTTTGGATCAAAGAGGTAGAAGAAATTTTGATCAACCAAATCAGTCAGCAGCTGATTGGCCAAACGATATAATGTTGCCATTTGTGGAAGGGACAAGTTCCACTTACGATAAGTTGATCCATTAACATGCCTggaaattattagaaaaatttcgttgcgtgaaataattttggtCATGTTTCTTCAGACTGCTAAATTTTGAGTATATACGTAAGTCTATTTCAGATTAGCGTTTGATCCAATCACAACGTTGCATTTGTCTTATCTCAGACAAGCAAACAACAACGCTGCAACCGTCAGACCACATGAATGACTGATTTCAGGACCCCTACGCGATTCATCATGAAATTGGTGTATAAATGACGTATATTGTCAGGAGTTGGGCAGCAGGTCATATATTGACGCCAAAGCTGCGAAAGGTCCTGATATTgctaatgaaataatttagttcactttcaagaaaaatttcagctgaGCTCAGCATCATAATCAAGTATTTACTTACTTCGTCCCAACCAAAGGTTTGTGCTCGTAAAACCATGTAGCAACCGATTCGTCTTCCTCCGAGTCAAGCTCGATTTGTATGGCTTCCAAAGGCTCGACATCCAACACATTGTCTGCATAATCTAGAGGCGGTTCTTCATCATCGAACGGAGGAAATCTCATTCTTTTGAAATGTCTTCTGTCTCGTTTCTCACGCCTCATCATGATCCACATTGttcttaaaattaaattcactaAATTTTAATCACGATCAAACATTGAGCCGAAGTAATTATTTgacctttttttctctcttaacAAAGAGTTagaaattctttaaaaactCACCCCCACTGAGCGATATAGACTGGTTCAATGACCCATGGAATTTCATTGACAAATGTGATGGCTCCGGTGATATGATACAGCACTTTGACGTCCCGAATTTGTTCCCATGGCATTGGCATGTTTTCCAACAATTTCATCACAGCATGAGGCATGTATTTCAGAGCACTGTAATTAATATAATGACCGTATAACAAAAGGTGAAgacaaaattacaaacaaaaatagaGCTTCATCGAACACTGATACACGATAATTACCCCAAATAAACACGTTTGTCATGTCTGTATTTTCGGCTGCTCATATCTCCATGATCTCTAATAATCTTTCTTATGTGCTCAGGTGGCATATCCTCCTTCTGAGCATCGACGAACCCAAATTTACGTTTCTCCGCAAAACGTTTGGACTGTAATTGCTGCCACTTTTGAGCTAAAATTTGCAGAAAGTGGGATAACAAAATCAAGTTATCTAATCAtatgtgaaaagttttcatcaATGAATGCCATTTggaaatatattaatttttcagatgTTTCCTTTAATCACTagaaaataatacatatgCGTAAAGGACCTTTTCTGTCTTTCCAacattaacaataataatccaTTCTTACCTTTTTCCTGCAATTTATCTTCGGAAATAACTTCGGGCTGCTTAGGCAGCTGCGGTAGCGGCGGCCCAGCCATTGCTTGCATGTGAGCATGATGGGCTGCCTGAGCATGAGCCGCTGCTTGCGCGTGAGCTTGCGCAGCTGCAAGCTGAGCGTGGGCCTGCTGCTGGGCCATCATGGTGGCCCATGGGTTTGGGCCCAGCAAGTAAGGCGGTATAGACATTTTGACGCTGACTTATTTagctgaaaagaaattttttaaatctttgaTCAATCagctaattattataaaaattatgagtTGAAAAACTAGTATAACTAGACGTAAATGAGCATATAAGAAATCGTGCCAATTGACCTAGATATCATGCAATCCGAATTAAATACGTGAAAGTAAATCAATACGGAAATACAATGTGGCAAGAAAATGTCACGTAATCTGTCAATCATTTACAGAGTTATTGAGTAATAAAAATGCGGCGTTGAGGCCTGTAAATACACATCCTTTGGTTATGGTTGACTTCCATTGTCAAATTGGGATCTTAAAAGcttttattacttttattcgattagtgaaataattatgatatttttgaggttaaataAGCAAAAATTTCCGTTTAGTGATCAGTCAAAATCGACGCCGACCGTTGATTTTCATTGGCGAGAATGCGGTAAGGACACAAATCGTCAGCCATTTTGATCACGAGAATGTCGTGAGTGTTGTATTTACCTTGGTTTCTGTTGCAAATAGGGTATCGCTAGTTGTTCAGCAACATCGCGCCCAATTTGCTCTTCCAATTAATCAACTGGTGTTATTTGGCACCTGATTTTCGTCCGTCTATACGTATCTTTGCGAAACGTATCTCCTACGTTTACAAGCCGACATGCCGAACGAAGACGAAATTACTCGAATACTCGAAATCAGTAGCGCCGCTGCAAAATGACGGCTGCGTTTACTAAACTCTTTGTAACACGGAGTCAACTTCCGGTCACTAAGATTACACGCATCAACCGTCGAGAAAAATGCCTGCACTTCGGCGTGGAAAGTCCACTGAAAGTCACATTatacgataataattttcaccccATATCTGCGTCTAAGTATACCTGACTAGTTTGTGGTTTTGAGCTCACCTTAACGAACATCCGGTCGGCGAACAGGGTAGAGGCA
The Neodiprion fabricii isolate iyNeoFabr1 chromosome 5, iyNeoFabr1.1, whole genome shotgun sequence genome window above contains:
- the LOC124183081 gene encoding pre-mRNA-processing-splicing factor 8 translates to MSIPPYLLGPNPWATMMAQQQAHAQLAAAQAHAQAAAHAQAAHHAHMQAMAGPPLPQLPKQPEVISEDKLQEKAQKWQQLQSKRFAEKRKFGFVDAQKEDMPPEHIRKIIRDHGDMSSRKYRHDKRVYLGALKYMPHAVMKLLENMPMPWEQIRDVKVLYHITGAITFVNEIPWVIEPVYIAQWGTMWIMMRREKRDRRHFKRMRFPPFDDEEPPLDYADNVLDVEPLEAIQIELDSEEDESVATWFYEHKPLVGTKHVNGSTYRKWNLSLPQMATLYRLANQLLTDLVDQNFFYLFDPKSFFTAKALNMAIPGGPKFEPLVKDSNAADEDWNEFNDINKIIIRQPIRTEYRIAFPYLYNNMPHFVHLSWYHAPNVVYIKTEDPDLPAFYFDPLINPISHRNSLKTMEPLLEEDEDFVLPEEVQPFLQETPLYTDNTANGIALLWAPRPFNTRSGRTRRAIDIPLVKSWYREHCPPGQPVKVRVSYQKLLKYFVLNALKHRPPKPQKKRYLFRSFKSTKFFQTTTIDWVEAGLQVCRQGYNMLNLLIHRKNLNYLHLDYNFNLKPVKTLTTKERKKSRFGNAFHLCREILRLTKLIIDSHVQYRLNNVDAFQLADGLQYIFAHVGQLTGMYRYKYKLMRQIRMCKDLKHLIYYRFNTGPVGKGPGCGFWAPGWRVWLFFMRGITPLLERWLGNLLSRQFEGRHSKGVAKTVTKQRVESHFDLELRASVMHDIVDMMPEGIKQNKARTILQHLSEAWRCWKANIPWKVPGLPIPIENMILRYVKMKADWWTNTAHYNRERIRRGATVDKTVCKKNLGRLTRLYLKAEQERQHNYLKDGPYISPEEAVAIYTTTVHWLESRRFAPIPFPPLSYKHDTKLLILALERLKEAYSVKSRLNQSQREELGLIEQAYDNPHEALSRIKRHLLTQRAFKEVGIEFMDLYSHLIPVYDVEPLEKITDAYLDQYLWYEADKRRLFPPWVKPSDTEPPPLLVYKWCQGINNLQDVWDVSEGECNVLLESKFEKLYEKIDLTLLNRLLRLIVDHNIADYMTAKNNVVINYKDMNHTNSYGIIRGLQFASFIAQYYGLVLDLLVLGLQRASEMAGPPQMPNDFLTFQDVASETAHPIRLFCRYVDRIHLFLRFTAEEARDLIQRYLTEHPDPNNENIVGYNNKKCWPRDARMRLMKHDVNLGRAVFWDIKNRLPRSTTTIQWENSFVSVYSKDNPNLLFNMSGFECRILPKCRTTHEEFTHRDGVWNLQNEITKERTAQCFLRVDDESLQRFHNRVRQILMASGSTTFTKIVNKWNTALIGLMTYFREAVVNTQELLDLLVKCENKIQTRIKIGLNSKMPSRFPPVVFYTPKELGGLGMLSMGHVLIPQSDLRWSKQTDVGITHFRSGMSHDEDQLIPNLYRYIQPWESEFIDSQRVWAEYALKRQEANAQNRRLTLEDLEDSWDRGIPRINTLFQKDRHTLAYDKGWRIRTEFKQYQVLKQNPFWWTHQRHDGKLWNLNNYRTDMIQALGGVEGILEHTLFKGTYFPTWEGLFWEKASGFEESMKYKKLTNAQRSGLNQIPNRRFTLWWSPTINRANVYVGFQVQLDLTGIFMHGKIPTLKISLIQIFRAHLWQKVHESIVMDLCQVFDQELDALEIETVQKETIHPRKSYKMNSSCADILLFSAYKWNVSRPSLLADSKDMMDNTTTQKYWIDVQLRWGDYDSHDIERYARAKFLDYTTDNMSIYPSPTGLLIAIDLAYNLHSAYGNWFPGCKPLIQQAMAKIMKANPALYVLRERIRKALQLYSSEPTEPYLSSQNYGELFSNQIIWFVDDTNVYRVTIHKTFEGNLTTKPINGAIFIFNPRTGQLFLKIIHTSVWAGQKRLGQLAKWKTAEEVAALIRSLPVEEQPKQIIVTRKGMLDPLEVHLLDFPNIVIKGSELQLPFQACLKVEKFGDLILKATEPQMVLFNLYDDWLKTISSYTAFSRLILILRALHVNTERTKVVLKPDKTTITEPHHIWPSLTDDEWIKVEVQLKDLILADYGKKNNVNVASLTQSEIRDIILGMEISAPSAQRQQIAEIEKQTKEQSQLTATTTRTVNKHGDEIITATTSNYETQTFSSKTEWRVRAISATNLHLRTNHIYVSSDDIKETGYTYILPKNVLKKFVTISDLRAQIAGYLYGISPPDNPQVKEIRCIVMAPQWGTHQTVHLPSSLPNHQYLKEMEPLGWIHTQPNELPQLSPQDISTHARVMAENPGWDGEKTIVITCSFTPGSCSLTAYKLTPSGFEWGKQNTDKGNNPKGYLPSHYEKVQMLLSDRFLGFFMVPSQGSWNYNFMGVRHDPNMKYELQLANPKEFYHEVHRPAHFLNFSSLEDGDGVGADREDMYA